A region of Alteromonadaceae bacterium 2753L.S.0a.02 DNA encodes the following proteins:
- a CDS encoding CAAX prenyl protease-like protein yields MSRRIPGNSSWRIIAVFVLLLVALYPLGVWLLLRFQSASPLMLSVGLATVGACLVCGRKLDTLGWRWGNWTYHYQSYLIPLAYVAVAYAAIWSLAFGGWYATGFVETLREGYMLESWSDASIIALRFVLTGTVSFVLLLPGVLGEELGWRGLLVPALSKHFRFTYVALVSGLLWSMWHWPLMFLGFYGNAETPMAFQLATFTVCLVSMSVVMAYIRYKTNSLWPAVIFHMSHNAFLQKFFSPITEENTLTVWFADEFGLAVPLVAACFALVYWRKGLREFG; encoded by the coding sequence ATGAGTCGGCGTATACCTGGGAATAGTTCTTGGCGAATCATCGCGGTATTTGTTCTGCTCCTTGTAGCGCTGTATCCGCTGGGCGTGTGGTTGTTATTGAGGTTTCAGAGCGCCAGCCCTTTAATGCTCAGCGTCGGCTTGGCGACGGTCGGCGCATGCCTGGTTTGTGGACGTAAGCTCGACACGCTGGGTTGGCGTTGGGGCAACTGGACGTATCACTATCAAAGCTACCTTATCCCGCTCGCCTATGTGGCCGTTGCCTATGCCGCTATATGGAGCCTTGCCTTCGGGGGCTGGTACGCAACGGGCTTTGTTGAAACCTTACGCGAAGGCTACATGCTGGAATCCTGGTCCGATGCGTCCATCATCGCGTTGCGCTTCGTATTAACGGGCACCGTGAGCTTTGTGCTTCTTTTGCCGGGTGTTTTGGGTGAAGAGCTTGGCTGGCGAGGCCTCCTGGTGCCGGCGCTCTCAAAGCACTTCCGCTTTACATACGTCGCGCTTGTCAGTGGCCTACTCTGGTCAATGTGGCATTGGCCGCTTATGTTTTTAGGCTTCTACGGCAACGCTGAAACGCCTATGGCCTTCCAGCTAGCGACATTCACTGTCTGTCTTGTTTCAATGTCTGTTGTGATGGCCTACATCCGTTACAAAACAAATAGCCTGTGGCCAGCGGTGATCTTTCACATGAGCCACAACGCATTCCTGCAAAAGTTTTTCTCGCCGATAACCGAAGAAAACACGCTCACCGTATGGTTTGCCGATGAGTTCGGCCTGGCGGTGCCTTTAGTGGCAGCGTGTTTTGCACTTGTTTATTGGCGCAAGGGGCTTCGGGAATTTGGTTAA
- a CDS encoding ricin-type beta-trefoil lectin protein: MKNSITATISTTGILIVRAMLRVLLGLCLCVQAYADTSQFRGVNWAMPGDNFTTGRLVIEGLNVNDSYSTVYQKASAVYQGMEATMAINTVRLPINTVTVADGWWNNYRAAIDAATDRGFKVILAYWEDGAASGGRITNTAAWNTMWSAVTYAYGNNNLVYFEPMNEPHGYNSSEWRDVAANWLSYHYSAQPDHVLIDGIGYAQDVTDLCNDSRFSNTLLALHHYTFFYGEKDYWGWRNHFEARQSSCYDRVVVTEFGAAMATGLNYMTTDYSDNFVAYLSALTGSMHDRRIGSVYWPALGGKLVEGRSFDYYSMFGLSGSNTDLCLNFRNQSGAQRVMFGWGDDNPVLGSSCENTGAIISGQAYYIQNRNSGKCLRTLNNSTANAASVVQYTCGTSDVEKWRVYDIGNNQYSIVQVASGKYADISGASTANGGNNIIWPSNGGNNQKWRIEPQGDGYSHIVNVNSNLLLDISGASTADNGNNIQWPNNAGYNQDWVFISVN, translated from the coding sequence ATGAAAAATAGCATCACTGCAACAATAAGTACTACGGGAATTTTAATTGTGCGCGCAATGCTAAGGGTTTTGCTTGGGCTGTGTTTGTGCGTTCAAGCCTACGCCGATACCAGTCAATTTCGGGGAGTAAACTGGGCCATGCCCGGTGATAACTTCACCACCGGGCGACTGGTTATTGAGGGGCTGAATGTTAACGACAGCTACAGCACGGTGTATCAAAAAGCAAGCGCCGTATACCAGGGTATGGAAGCAACAATGGCGATTAACACGGTTCGTTTGCCCATTAATACCGTAACGGTTGCAGACGGCTGGTGGAACAATTACCGCGCGGCGATTGATGCCGCTACCGACAGAGGCTTTAAAGTGATTCTTGCCTACTGGGAAGACGGAGCCGCTTCAGGCGGTCGAATTACCAACACAGCCGCCTGGAATACCATGTGGTCTGCGGTTACCTATGCCTATGGCAATAACAACCTGGTTTACTTCGAACCCATGAACGAACCGCACGGGTATAACTCCAGTGAGTGGCGCGATGTTGCGGCAAACTGGCTGAGTTATCACTATTCGGCACAGCCAGACCATGTGCTGATAGACGGCATTGGGTACGCACAAGATGTGACCGACCTCTGTAACGACAGCCGTTTCAGCAACACCTTATTGGCGCTGCATCATTACACCTTTTTCTACGGTGAAAAAGATTACTGGGGTTGGCGAAACCATTTCGAGGCGCGTCAAAGCAGTTGTTACGATCGCGTAGTCGTTACAGAATTTGGTGCCGCAATGGCGACGGGCCTCAATTATATGACCACCGACTACAGCGATAACTTCGTCGCCTATCTGAGTGCGCTTACCGGCAGTATGCACGACCGCAGAATCGGCAGTGTGTATTGGCCTGCGCTCGGCGGCAAATTGGTGGAGGGCCGAAGCTTCGACTATTACTCCATGTTTGGTCTTAGCGGCAGTAATACAGACCTGTGTTTAAATTTTCGAAATCAATCCGGTGCGCAACGAGTTATGTTTGGCTGGGGGGATGATAATCCTGTGCTCGGCAGCAGCTGTGAAAATACCGGTGCGATTATTTCCGGGCAAGCCTACTATATTCAAAACCGCAACAGCGGCAAGTGCCTGCGCACACTCAATAACTCCACCGCCAATGCCGCCAGCGTTGTGCAGTATACCTGTGGCACCAGCGATGTGGAAAAATGGCGCGTGTACGACATTGGTAATAATCAGTATTCCATCGTTCAAGTTGCCAGTGGTAAATACGCCGATATTAGCGGAGCCTCCACCGCCAATGGTGGCAACAATATTATCTGGCCCAGCAACGGCGGCAACAACCAGAAATGGCGAATAGAACCCCAGGGCGATGGCTATTCACACATTGTTAATGTGAACAGCAATTTGCTGCTCGACATCAGCGGCGCCTCCACGGCCGATAACGGCAACAACATTCAATGGCCAAACAACGCTGGTTATAATCAGGATTGGGTGTTTATTTCAGTGAATTAG
- a CDS encoding aspartate racemase, with translation MYKKIGIIGGLSPESTVSYYLHIIHSCYETNQNYNYPEIIIYSVNLQNYHNWREENRWDLIASDLVCAANNLQKAGAEFGVIATNTMHMVFDEVQSKTSLPLINLIEVTASAIEKLGASTVGLLGTNFTMASDFYKLGLATHKINTIVPNETDQDTVHNIIVNELVVGIISASSRKIYAEIIQKLMNAGAQAVILGCTEIPLLIQQKDANIPVIDTAKIHAEAALQYAKSG, from the coding sequence ATGTATAAAAAAATAGGAATAATAGGGGGGCTTAGTCCTGAATCAACGGTTAGCTATTATCTGCATATTATTCATTCTTGCTATGAAACAAACCAGAACTACAACTATCCCGAAATAATAATTTATAGTGTTAACTTACAAAACTATCATAATTGGCGCGAGGAAAACCGGTGGGACCTAATCGCGTCTGATCTGGTGTGTGCGGCGAATAATTTACAGAAAGCTGGCGCGGAATTCGGTGTTATAGCGACAAATACCATGCATATGGTATTTGATGAAGTACAAAGTAAGACTTCTCTGCCGCTTATTAATCTTATCGAAGTTACCGCGAGTGCTATTGAGAAGCTGGGCGCCAGTACAGTTGGCCTGTTAGGTACTAACTTTACTATGGCGTCAGATTTCTACAAGTTGGGCCTGGCTACGCATAAAATTAACACAATCGTTCCAAACGAAACCGATCAAGATACCGTTCACAATATTATTGTAAACGAGTTGGTTGTGGGAATTATTTCTGCATCTTCACGAAAGATATACGCCGAAATTATTCAAAAACTTATGAATGCGGGTGCACAAGCGGTAATATTGGGTTGTACGGAAATTCCCTTATTAATACAGCAAAAAGACGCCAATATTCCCGTAATTGATACCGCCAAAATTCATGCTGAAGCCGCGCTACAGTATGCAAAAAGCGGCTAA
- a CDS encoding metallo-beta-lactamase class B IMP translates to MKSNSILSLIFLFFSSICFSEDIVPELNVQKLADSVYLHTSYEKYNGWGVVASNGLVILDNTDAYIIDTPTSTKSTITLLNWIKKHGFKAKASISTHFHDDSTGGISYLNSESIPTYASKFTNELIEKNGREKARYTFDGTSDWLLKDQIEIYYPGAGHTKDNVVVWMPEQKILFGGCFVKPESLGNLEDAVLEEWPSSAEKLMSRYGAARIVIPGHGKAGDFTLLAKTRDLAVKGLASKLRNQSDIDSGAGSAPNEHDSKQVLP, encoded by the coding sequence ATGAAAAGTAATTCAATTTTAAGCCTTATATTCCTATTTTTTTCGAGTATCTGTTTTTCTGAGGACATAGTACCGGAGCTAAATGTACAAAAGCTTGCAGATAGTGTTTACCTCCATACATCTTATGAAAAGTACAATGGATGGGGCGTTGTTGCATCAAATGGATTGGTCATTCTCGATAATACAGATGCCTATATCATTGATACGCCAACCTCCACTAAGAGTACAATCACGCTTCTAAATTGGATAAAAAAGCACGGCTTTAAGGCTAAGGCAAGCATTTCGACGCATTTTCATGATGATAGCACTGGCGGTATCTCATATCTTAATTCTGAATCGATCCCTACCTACGCTTCAAAATTTACGAATGAACTGATTGAAAAAAATGGTCGAGAGAAAGCGAGATACACCTTTGACGGCACCAGTGATTGGCTTCTAAAAGATCAAATTGAAATCTATTACCCCGGGGCGGGGCACACCAAGGATAATGTGGTTGTATGGATGCCCGAACAAAAAATTCTATTTGGTGGTTGTTTTGTAAAGCCGGAAAGTCTGGGTAATTTAGAAGATGCGGTATTAGAAGAATGGCCTTCGTCCGCTGAAAAGCTTATGTCCAGATATGGCGCCGCGAGAATTGTGATCCCGGGACATGGCAAAGCCGGAGACTTCACATTATTGGCTAAAACGCGGGATCTCGCCGTCAAAGGTCTTGCTTCTAAGCTGCGTAATCAGAGTGATATTGATTCTGGTGCTGGCTCTGCGCCAAATGAACATGACTCAAAACAGGTTCTTCCCTAA
- a CDS encoding acetyltransferase (GNAT) family protein — MVEIKAVPIDSALASELFTLLKTEWPELNRFTHSHLGLSLPSPLAAIMFGKVIGGLSYISYRAPDNDKIALWVNAVFVLPGERGRGVATALLKAALYAAPCIYALTNIPTLYTNLGFKVLKTDIHGTVVKFENP; from the coding sequence ATGGTAGAAATAAAGGCTGTTCCAATAGATTCTGCGCTAGCGAGTGAGCTTTTTACTCTTCTCAAAACTGAATGGCCAGAGTTAAACCGGTTTACTCATTCTCATCTTGGCCTAAGTTTACCTTCTCCATTAGCCGCCATAATGTTTGGTAAAGTGATAGGGGGCTTATCGTATATCAGCTACAGGGCTCCAGATAACGATAAAATTGCGCTATGGGTTAATGCTGTATTTGTGCTCCCCGGTGAACGTGGGCGAGGTGTAGCAACGGCTTTACTAAAAGCTGCGCTTTACGCAGCACCTTGTATATATGCATTAACTAATATTCCAACTTTATATACAAATTTGGGTTTTAAAGTCTTAAAAACAGACATTCATGGTACAGTTGTCAAATTTGAAAACCCCTAA
- a CDS encoding DNA/RNA non-specific endonuclease, producing the protein MKAEPKKCSSKKSKNNNSGESKSTCQFMDKRPEAEKFRKIKESAKSKINMNGNAVIQNAVTVSASGEGTKDVVIKAAGDAEEFQNGIKADDWGWNNVTSYAGRVYINRSRYRIKKIKGGTKKRREWYTQKETVRAGPYHNNYLVAQAGHVLAKQNGGDGSDDENVFAQDGGVNNGPWKTYFETPMRNYLDMCYDGDKVDFRVGLHSEDDNITRGALVKESDELDASDEDVFHTTDESDSESSG; encoded by the coding sequence AACAATTCCGGCGAATCTAAAAGCACCTGCCAATTTATGGATAAACGCCCTGAAGCCGAAAAATTCCGCAAAATTAAAGAATCCGCCAAAAGCAAAATCAATATGAACGGGAATGCTGTGATACAAAATGCAGTAACCGTGTCTGCTTCGGGTGAGGGCACAAAAGATGTCGTTATTAAAGCAGCTGGAGATGCCGAAGAATTTCAAAATGGCATAAAAGCGGATGACTGGGGGTGGAACAACGTAACGTCTTATGCTGGTCGCGTGTATATCAATAGATCTCGCTACAGGATAAAAAAAATAAAAGGAGGAACAAAAAAGCGCAGAGAATGGTATACACAAAAAGAAACTGTAAGAGCCGGGCCTTACCACAACAATTATCTGGTTGCGCAAGCGGGGCATGTACTCGCCAAGCAAAATGGCGGGGATGGAAGTGATGACGAAAACGTTTTTGCTCAAGATGGTGGCGTGAACAATGGCCCTTGGAAAACATACTTTGAAACTCCAATGCGAAATTATTTGGATATGTGCTACGACGGTGACAAAGTTGATTTTCGGGTAGGGTTACACAGCGAAGATGACAATATTACACGGGGCGCACTTGTAAAAGAATCGGACGAACTCGACGCAAGCGATGAAGACGTCTTCCATACCACGGATGAATCAGATTCAGAAAGCAGTGGCTAG